A region from the Brachyspira hampsonii genome encodes:
- the mfd gene encoding transcription-repair coupling factor translates to MYNNESIYSELIEKFSKSEEFVNFDIKKTKSITGLKGGSDSLFFASIFNTESILIIKENESDAMLLSQSLNFYNIPNYYFPDYDTVPFTKMSPITDIAQERINILYKLINKEKCIIITTINAVTRKLPNRNDLKKLPIYLNVGDKLDLDNLRLTLYDLGYVIEREVAEKGTASVRGSIVDVFSVEYDNPIRIELFDDEIESIRLFNIEDGRSFKTAENIIIYPVREAVYSDSAVNEFLNSNDINDEIKDNIIKRKYFAGSENLLPIFYTNLETIFDYFDYGYVFIDDALKLKNKFITIIDTIKENFNDIDNIFNIIEDIYKLYIDNNYLSEIVKKSINISPFITDADIYKFNFLEGVSFKSRLTDFLDYVKEYREKDYLIILSTGHHDQALRFYKIMQDLSPIIITENEIQEDEEKVSEDKENNDNKEIINNSIENTENNNEDNKEIILEDNNKKEETKKDYSKNENNFYIITTQSSSGFIKDDIKTIFMADWEVFGRKRKKVRKIPKVNKNLIETFVDLNVGDYAVHVNYGIGKYLGLTRKMSNGKEKDYITLEYAKGDKLYIPVEQMNFVQKYISGHGEAPKLTLLGGSAWDKIKSKAREDALATARELIKLYAIRSNIRGNVYGADTQWQDDFEASFRYEETVDQLRAINDIKEDMESGKMMDRLVCGDVGFGKTEVAFRAVFKAIMAGKQCAILCPTTILSQQHYNNAKKRFEDFPIRIEVLNRFVTSRQAKRNKELLKTGSCDLIVGTHMLLSKDIEFKNLGLIVIDEEQRFGVKHKEALKKLRLETDVLTLSATPIPRTLNMALTGIRDISIIETPPLNRIPVKTFVTEFSEEAVVNAIERELKREGQVFYLYNRIDTIESFALMIKKLCPKARICVAHGRMTGHQLEKIMEDFINHKYDILVSTTIIENGIDIPNANTILIDNANKLGLSELYQLRGRVGRSDREAYAYMFYPSDLALTEVAYKRLEAISEHTDLGAGFKIAMRDLEIRGAGNILGKEQSGMIYQVGYELYTQMLEEAANEYKGEIKEVTFDTVIDLKHNLFIPDSYIADSKEKISAYKLIMRSQSDEDIEYSKEFMTDKYGKLPKELEDIFNIAKLKIILKRIRILSVIEGQYNIYLKLDKLSKIDTDKLVKLINTKNSGVYFDKDNLNQLIIPVVNEKENDIEWKLEKIKNVILAIESENYTEDTNSQNKSNENTENKEDNKKEEHSKMSIVEANIKNNKNNKKRIISRRSPKLIKVNKK, encoded by the coding sequence ATGTATAATAATGAATCAATATATAGCGAATTAATAGAAAAATTTTCAAAAAGCGAAGAATTTGTAAATTTCGATATAAAAAAAACAAAAAGCATAACAGGACTTAAAGGAGGAAGTGATTCTTTATTTTTCGCTTCTATTTTTAATACAGAAAGCATTTTAATAATCAAAGAAAATGAAAGCGATGCTATGCTTCTAAGCCAATCTTTAAATTTTTACAATATACCTAATTATTATTTTCCTGATTATGATACTGTTCCTTTTACTAAAATGTCCCCCATTACTGATATAGCACAGGAAAGAATAAATATATTATATAAATTAATAAACAAAGAAAAATGTATAATAATAACAACGATAAATGCTGTAACTAGAAAATTACCAAATAGAAATGATTTGAAAAAGCTGCCTATATATTTAAATGTAGGGGATAAATTAGATTTGGATAATTTAAGATTAACATTGTATGATTTAGGATATGTTATAGAAAGAGAAGTTGCAGAAAAAGGTACTGCTTCTGTAAGAGGAAGTATAGTAGATGTATTTTCTGTGGAATATGACAATCCTATTAGAATAGAATTATTTGATGATGAAATAGAGAGTATAAGATTATTTAATATAGAAGACGGAAGATCTTTCAAAACCGCAGAAAATATTATTATTTATCCTGTAAGAGAAGCTGTATATAGTGATTCGGCGGTAAATGAATTTTTAAACAGTAATGATATTAATGATGAAATTAAAGACAATATAATAAAAAGAAAATATTTCGCCGGAAGTGAAAATTTACTGCCTATTTTTTATACAAATTTAGAAACTATATTTGATTATTTTGATTATGGTTATGTATTTATTGATGATGCTTTAAAATTAAAAAATAAATTTATTACTATTATAGATACTATAAAAGAAAATTTTAATGACATAGATAATATATTCAATATAATAGAAGATATTTATAAACTTTATATTGATAATAATTACTTATCTGAGATAGTAAAAAAATCAATAAATATATCTCCGTTCATAACAGATGCAGATATATATAAATTTAACTTTTTGGAAGGTGTTTCTTTTAAATCAAGATTAACAGATTTTCTTGATTATGTTAAAGAATATAGGGAAAAAGATTATTTAATTATTCTCTCTACAGGTCATCATGATCAGGCATTAAGATTTTATAAGATAATGCAGGATTTATCTCCAATCATTATAACTGAAAATGAAATACAAGAAGATGAAGAAAAAGTATCTGAAGATAAAGAAAATAATGATAATAAAGAAATAATAAATAACAGCATAGAAAATACTGAGAATAATAATGAAGATAATAAAGAAATAATTCTTGAAGATAATAATAAAAAAGAAGAAACAAAAAAAGATTATTCAAAAAATGAAAATAATTTTTATATAATAACTACCCAATCATCATCAGGTTTTATAAAAGATGATATAAAAACAATATTCATGGCAGATTGGGAAGTATTTGGAAGAAAGAGAAAAAAGGTAAGAAAAATACCTAAAGTTAATAAAAACTTAATAGAAACATTTGTAGACTTGAATGTAGGAGATTATGCTGTACATGTCAATTATGGTATAGGAAAGTATTTAGGTCTTACAAGAAAAATGTCAAATGGAAAAGAAAAAGACTATATAACATTAGAATATGCTAAAGGCGATAAACTTTATATACCTGTAGAGCAAATGAACTTCGTACAGAAATACATATCCGGACATGGCGAAGCCCCTAAATTAACATTATTAGGCGGAAGTGCTTGGGATAAAATAAAGAGCAAGGCAAGAGAAGATGCATTAGCTACTGCCAGAGAATTAATAAAACTTTATGCTATAAGATCCAATATCAGAGGAAATGTTTATGGGGCTGATACTCAATGGCAGGACGATTTTGAAGCTTCATTTCGTTATGAGGAAACAGTTGATCAGTTAAGAGCCATTAATGATATAAAAGAGGATATGGAAAGCGGCAAAATGATGGACAGACTTGTATGCGGAGATGTAGGATTTGGAAAAACAGAAGTGGCATTCAGAGCTGTATTTAAAGCTATAATGGCAGGAAAACAATGTGCTATACTCTGCCCTACCACTATATTATCACAGCAGCATTATAATAATGCCAAAAAAAGATTTGAAGATTTTCCTATTAGAATAGAAGTTTTAAATAGATTCGTTACAAGCAGGCAGGCAAAAAGAAATAAAGAATTATTAAAAACAGGCTCCTGCGATTTAATAGTAGGAACTCATATGCTTTTATCAAAAGATATTGAGTTTAAAAATCTCGGACTTATAGTTATAGATGAAGAGCAGAGATTTGGTGTTAAGCATAAAGAGGCATTAAAAAAATTAAGATTAGAAACAGATGTTCTCACCCTTTCAGCTACGCCTATACCTAGAACTTTAAATATGGCTTTAACAGGAATAAGAGATATAAGTATAATAGAAACCCCTCCATTAAATAGAATACCTGTAAAAACTTTTGTTACAGAGTTCAGCGAAGAAGCAGTTGTAAATGCAATAGAAAGAGAACTTAAAAGAGAAGGACAAGTATTTTACCTTTATAACAGAATAGACACTATAGAATCATTTGCACTTATGATAAAAAAACTTTGTCCTAAGGCAAGAATATGCGTAGCACATGGAAGAATGACAGGGCATCAGTTAGAAAAAATAATGGAAGATTTTATTAATCATAAATATGACATACTAGTATCAACTACTATAATAGAAAACGGTATAGATATACCTAATGCTAATACTATACTAATAGATAATGCAAATAAATTAGGATTATCCGAACTTTATCAATTAAGAGGAAGAGTTGGAAGAAGCGACAGAGAGGCTTATGCTTATATGTTCTATCCAAGCGATTTAGCTCTTACAGAAGTTGCTTATAAAAGACTTGAAGCTATATCTGAACATACAGATTTAGGTGCAGGATTTAAAATAGCTATGCGTGATTTAGAAATAAGAGGAGCAGGAAATATTTTAGGTAAAGAGCAATCCGGTATGATATATCAGGTAGGTTATGAACTTTATACTCAAATGCTTGAAGAAGCTGCCAATGAATATAAAGGAGAAATAAAAGAAGTAACATTCGATACAGTTATTGATTTGAAGCATAATTTATTTATTCCTGACTCTTATATAGCAGATTCAAAAGAGAAAATATCCGCATACAAATTAATAATGCGTTCTCAAAGCGATGAAGATATAGAATATTCTAAAGAGTTTATGACAGATAAATACGGAAAACTTCCTAAAGAATTAGAAGATATTTTTAATATAGCAAAACTTAAAATCATATTGAAAAGAATTAGAATATTATCTGTTATAGAAGGACAGTATAATATATATCTTAAACTTGATAAACTTTCAAAAATAGATACTGATAAACTTGTAAAATTAATCAATACAAAAAATTCCGGAGTTTATTTTGATAAGGATAATCTTAATCAATTAATAATACCTGTTGTAAATGAAAAAGAAAATGATATTGAATGGAAATTAGAAAAAATAAAAAATGTAATATTGGCAATAGAAAGCGAAAATTATACAGAGGATACTAATTCACAAAATAAAAGTAATGAAAACACTGAAAATAAAGAAGATAATAAAAAAGAAGAACATTCCAAAATGAGCATTGTAGAAGCTAATATAAAAAATAACAAAAATAATAAAAAAAGAATTATATCAAGAAGATCGCCTAAATTGATAAAAGTAAATAAAAAATAA
- a CDS encoding DeoR/GlpR family DNA-binding transcription regulator produces the protein MLKVSRYELIFEVIKEKKNIKIEELIERLNVSEATIRRDLTFLEKAGKIRRVHGGAILVDTQEESLIYKKEIYSEEKEKIGKFAASLVESGNTIYLDAGTSVFAMIKYLSGIENIKVVTNGVSHIDELNNKRIETYLIGGKIKTLTGALVGGTAAMSVKNFNFDLAFMGANAIDINGYSTPDSEEALIKNEAASKANKTYFLCDESKLKKKSFINFYNLEDSYLITNAKEIDNNIKDKLKGLFIVNQ, from the coding sequence GTGCTGAAAGTAAGCAGATATGAATTAATTTTTGAAGTTATAAAAGAGAAAAAGAATATTAAAATAGAAGAATTAATTGAAAGACTTAATGTTTCAGAGGCAACTATTAGGAGAGATTTAACATTTCTTGAAAAAGCAGGAAAAATAAGAAGAGTTCATGGCGGTGCTATATTAGTTGATACTCAGGAAGAAAGTTTGATATACAAAAAGGAAATATATTCAGAAGAAAAAGAAAAAATAGGAAAGTTTGCTGCTTCATTAGTTGAAAGCGGTAATACAATATATTTAGATGCAGGAACAAGTGTTTTTGCTATGATTAAATATTTGTCGGGGATTGAGAATATAAAAGTTGTAACAAACGGTGTAAGCCATATAGATGAGCTTAATAATAAAAGAATAGAAACTTATTTGATAGGAGGAAAGATAAAAACACTTACAGGAGCATTGGTTGGAGGAACTGCTGCAATGTCTGTAAAGAATTTCAATTTTGATTTAGCATTTATGGGAGCAAATGCAATAGATATTAACGGATATTCTACACCTGACAGTGAGGAGGCATTAATAAAAAATGAAGCTGCTTCAAAAGCAAATAAAACTTATTTTTTATGCGATGAATCAAAATTAAAAAAGAAAAGTTTTATTAATTTTTATAACTTAGAAGATTCATATTTGATAACAAATGCAAAAGAAATAGATAATAATATAAAAGATAAATTAAAAGGATTATTTATTGTTAATCAATAA
- the pfkB gene encoding 1-phosphofructokinase encodes MIYTLTLNPAVDYYIGMDNFEEGELNKVNNAYTLAGGKGINVSKVLKNFNIDSIALGFCGGFTGDYIKKHLKEYGIKENFIDLEENTRINIKLKTLKTESEIAGKSPNISKEKVNELLDFIKNNIRENDILVLSGSVPNSIESSIYKDIISIANKNIKVILDARDKAFKFGLKAGVFLTKPNKKELSEYFNKQIENTEDIIKYARELIKEGSGNVIVSLGKDGSILVTKDEAYLGNAPDGKLISSVGAGDSMVAGIVYGLSNSLNIIDSYKYAIASGSSTACSEGLTTFDNMKKFLENAEIKKVN; translated from the coding sequence ATGATATATACTTTAACATTAAATCCGGCTGTAGATTATTATATAGGCATGGATAACTTTGAAGAGGGAGAATTAAACAAAGTTAATAATGCCTATACATTAGCCGGAGGAAAGGGAATTAATGTTTCCAAAGTTTTAAAAAATTTCAATATTGATTCTATTGCTTTAGGATTTTGCGGAGGATTTACCGGAGATTATATAAAAAAGCATCTTAAAGAATACGGCATCAAAGAAAATTTTATTGATTTAGAAGAAAATACAAGAATCAATATAAAATTAAAAACTTTAAAAACAGAAAGTGAAATAGCAGGAAAATCACCTAATATTTCAAAAGAAAAAGTTAATGAGCTTTTAGATTTTATAAAAAACAATATAAGAGAAAATGACATACTAGTATTATCCGGAAGCGTTCCGAACTCAATAGAAAGCAGTATATATAAAGATATTATATCAATAGCAAATAAAAATATAAAAGTAATACTAGATGCAAGAGATAAGGCATTCAAATTCGGATTAAAAGCAGGAGTATTTCTTACAAAACCAAATAAAAAAGAATTAAGCGAATATTTTAATAAACAAATAGAAAACACAGAAGATATTATAAAGTATGCAAGAGAATTAATAAAAGAAGGAAGCGGGAATGTAATAGTATCCTTAGGAAAAGATGGTTCTATACTTGTAACAAAAGATGAGGCTTATTTAGGAAATGCCCCTGACGGAAAATTGATAAGTTCTGTTGGAGCTGGGGATTCTATGGTTGCTGGTATAGTTTATGGCTTAAGCAATAGTTTAAATATAATTGATTCTTATAAATATGCTATAGCAAGCGGAAGTTCTACTGCTTGTTCTGAAGGTTTAACTACATTTGATAATATGAAGAAATTTTTAGAAAATGCAGAAATAAAAAAAGTTAATTAA